In Pyrus communis chromosome 1, drPyrComm1.1, whole genome shotgun sequence, the following are encoded in one genomic region:
- the LOC137736116 gene encoding protein ENHANCED DISEASE RESISTANCE 2-like codes for MCPTKQKHRSSVAEHAGKCSRSEDSTTSTAHWISESVHGGSLRHVDLTTGTNGWASPPGDLFSLRAKNYLSKKQKGPAGDYLLQPCGTDWLRSSTKLENVLARPDNRVANALRKAQSQGKSLKSFIFAVNLQIPGKDQHSAVFYFATEDPIPAGSLLHRFVHGDDAFRNQRFKIVNRIVKGPWIVEKTVGNYSACLLGKALTCNYHRGPNYLEIDVDIASSGIAKAILRLALRYVTSVTIDMGFVVEAQAEDELPEKLVGAVRVCEMEMSSATVVEAPQTTVVARGLSFASKVNHHKSGDDDDDDD; via the coding sequence ATGTGTCCGACGAAACAAAAGCACCGGAGCTCCGTCGCTGAACACGCCGGAAAATGCTCCAGATCGGAGGATTCTACAACCTCCACCGCCCACTGGATCTCCGAGTCCGTCCATGGCGGATCCTTGCGCCACGTGGACCTCACCACCGGAACCAACGGCTGGGCGTCACCTCCCGGCGACCTATTCTCCCTCCGCGCCAAGAACTACTTGtcgaaaaaacaaaaaggccCCGCCGGCGACTACCTACTGCAGCCGTGCGGCACTGACTGGCTCAGATCCAGCACGAAACTCGAGAACGTACTCGCTCGTCCCGATAATCGCGTGGCCAACGCGCTTCGGAAGGCACAGTCGCAAGGGAAGTCCCTGAAGAGCTTCATTTTCGCCGTGAATCTCCAGATTCCCGGCAAGGACCAGCACAGCGCCGTTTTCTATTTCGCCACGGAGGATCCTATCCCCGCCGGCTCGCTTCTCCACCGGTTCGTCCACGGCGACGACGCGTTCCGGAACCAGCGGTTCAAGATCGTGAACCGGATCGTGAAAGGGCCGTGGATCGTCGAGAAGACGGTAGGGAATTACAGTGCGTGCTTGCTGGGGAAGGCGCTGACGTGTAATTACCACAGAGGACCCAACTACCTCGAGATTGACGTCGATATCGCGAGTTCCGGGATCGCGAAGGCGATTCTGCGACTTGCATTGAGGTACGTGACGAGCGTAACGATCGACATGGGGTTTGTGGTGGAGGCGCAGGCGGAGGATGAGCTGCCTGAGAAGTTAGTCGGCGCGGTTCGGGTATGCGAGATGGAGATGTCGTCGGCAACGGTCGTGGAGGCACCGCAGACGACGGTCGTAGCGCGGGGATTGAGTTTTGCGTCTAAGGTGAATCATCACAAGTCCggcgacgacgacgacgacgacgattgA